In one Pseudomonas sp. Bout1 genomic region, the following are encoded:
- a CDS encoding NADP-dependent glyceraldehyde-3-phosphate dehydrogenase, with amino-acid sequence MTTDNLLAQLFPTAAEIPEQFRLAAPIEQRDYLVGGQLHVWHGPLAEVRSPVQLRGADGDTPVIIGSTPLLDADTALTALDAAVAAYDRGQGAWPTMRVVDRIQHVEAFLRRMREQRDAVVKLLMWEIGKNLKDSQKEFDRTCDYITDTINALKDLDRRSSRFELEQDTLGQIRRVPLGVALCMGPYNYPLNETFTTLIPALIMGNTVVFKPAKLGVLLIRPLLEAFRDSFPAGVINVIYGSGRETVSALMASGKIDIFAFIGTNKAASDLKKLHPKPHRLRAALGLDAKNPGIVLPQVDLDNAVSEAVTGSLSFNGQRCTALKILFVHEDVVDSFIEKFNHKLATLKPGMPWEDGVSLTPLPEQGKVDYLGGLVTDALAHGANVVNENGGASRGSFFYPAVLYPVNPQMRVYHEEQFGPVVPIVPYRDLETVIDYVLESDFGQQLSIFGTSPREVGRLVDAFANQVGRININAQCQRGPDSFPFNGRKNSAEGTLSVHDALRVFSIRTLVATKFQASNKELVSDILQERTSSFLTTDYIF; translated from the coding sequence ATGACCACCGACAACTTGCTCGCCCAGCTGTTTCCCACTGCCGCCGAGATTCCCGAGCAATTCCGGCTCGCGGCGCCCATTGAACAACGTGATTACCTGGTCGGCGGCCAGTTGCATGTGTGGCACGGGCCCTTGGCCGAAGTACGCAGCCCGGTGCAGTTGCGCGGGGCCGACGGTGACACACCCGTGATCATCGGCAGCACCCCGCTGCTGGACGCCGACACGGCCTTGACCGCCCTCGACGCCGCCGTGGCCGCTTACGACCGTGGCCAGGGCGCTTGGCCGACGATGCGCGTGGTGGATCGCATCCAGCACGTCGAAGCCTTTTTGCGACGCATGCGTGAACAGCGCGATGCGGTGGTCAAGCTGCTGATGTGGGAGATCGGCAAGAACCTCAAGGACTCGCAGAAAGAGTTCGATCGCACCTGCGACTACATTACCGACACCATCAACGCCCTCAAGGATCTCGACCGCCGTTCCAGCCGCTTCGAGCTGGAGCAGGACACCCTGGGGCAAATCCGCCGGGTGCCGCTGGGCGTGGCGCTGTGCATGGGCCCTTACAACTACCCGCTGAACGAGACGTTCACCACGCTGATCCCGGCGCTGATCATGGGCAATACCGTGGTGTTCAAGCCGGCCAAGCTCGGCGTGTTGTTGATTCGCCCATTGCTGGAAGCGTTTCGCGACAGCTTCCCCGCCGGCGTGATCAACGTGATCTACGGCAGCGGCCGCGAGACGGTCAGCGCGCTGATGGCCAGCGGCAAGATCGATATCTTTGCGTTTATCGGCACCAACAAGGCCGCCAGCGACCTGAAAAAGCTCCACCCAAAACCTCACCGTCTACGTGCGGCACTCGGCCTGGATGCGAAAAACCCGGGGATCGTGCTGCCCCAGGTCGACCTGGACAATGCGGTGAGCGAAGCGGTTACCGGTTCCCTTTCGTTCAACGGCCAGCGTTGCACCGCGTTGAAGATCCTGTTTGTGCACGAGGATGTGGTCGACAGCTTTATCGAGAAATTCAACCACAAGCTGGCGACCCTCAAACCCGGCATGCCGTGGGAAGACGGCGTGTCGCTGACGCCACTGCCCGAGCAGGGCAAGGTCGATTACCTGGGCGGGTTGGTGACCGATGCACTCGCCCACGGCGCCAACGTGGTGAACGAAAATGGCGGCGCCAGCCGTGGCTCGTTTTTCTACCCGGCGGTGCTGTACCCGGTGAACCCGCAGATGCGCGTGTACCACGAGGAACAGTTCGGCCCGGTGGTGCCGATCGTGCCTTACCGCGACCTGGAAACGGTGATCGACTACGTGCTGGAGTCGGACTTCGGCCAGCAACTGAGTATCTTCGGCACCAGCCCTCGCGAAGTCGGGCGCCTGGTGGACGCGTTCGCCAATCAGGTGGGCCGGATCAACATCAACGCCCAGTGCCAGCGCGGGCCGGACAGTTTCCCGTTCAACGGACGCAAGAACTCGGCCGAGGGCACGCTGTCGGTACATGATGCGTTGCGGGTGTTTTCGATCCGTACCCTGGTGGCGACCAAGTTCCAGGCGAGCAACAAGGAACTGGTCAGCGATATCCTGCAGGAGCGCACGTCGAGCTTTCTGACCACTGATTATATTTTCTGA